The genomic DNA GTGCAGTTCCAGCGCGTCGCGGATGTAGAGGCAGGTCAGGATCGAGAAGACGTAGGCTTGCAGGAACGCGACCAGGAACTCGAAGCCGGTCAGCGCAATGTTGATGGCCAGCGGAACGAGGCCGGCGAGGAAGCCGACGGCGCCCAGGCCGCTGATCATCATAACCGTGAAGCCCGCGAACACCTTCAGCATGGTGTGACCGGCCATCATGTTGGCGAACAGTCGGATCGACAGGCTGACGGGGCGCATCAGGTAGGAGATCACCTCGATCGGGATGAGGATCGGGGCGAGCGCCAGCGGCGCGCCGTGCGGCATGAAGAAGCTGAAGAAATGCAGGCCGTGCTTCATCAGGGCCAGGACGGTCACGAACACGAACACCGTCGCCGCCAGCGTGAAGGTCACGATGATGTGGCTGGTGAAGGTGAAGGTGAACGGGATCATGCCGACGAGGTTGCCGAACAGCACGAACATGAAGATCGCGAAGACGAACGGGAAGTAGGGGCGGGCGTCGTGCCCGGCGTTGTCCCGAACCATGTTCGCGACGAATTCGTAGAAGATCTCGGCCAGGGACTGCAGGCGGCCCGGAACCAGGGCGCGGCCAGACATGCCGAAGACGAGCAGCGCGTAGATCAGCGCGACCGCCACGACCATGAAGAAGGCCGAGTTCGTGAAGGACACGTCATACCCGGCGATCACGATCTGGAGGATCGGGTTGATCTGGAACTGGTGCAGCGGATCCAAGGTCGTCCTCGCTCAGTGTGCGTCGCCGTTGGGACGCTCGTTGTCATCCTCACGGGCCCGGCGGTAGCCGGGGGCTAATCCGAGCCCGGTGATGGCCCGGTAGACATTCAGAATTCCGGCCGCCGCGCCGAGGAAGAACATGACGATCAATCCCCAGGGCGCCGTTCCGAGCCAGCGGTCGAGCAGGAGCCCGCCACCGACGCCAACGATCATGGCAGCGACCAGCTCGGTCCCGATTCGAAAGGCGATGCCGAGAGGACTCTGCGGCAGCCGGTGATATTTCCCCGGACCGCTCTGCGATTCCTTCCCTTCACGCGCCTTCTTCAGTCGGGCGTCAAGCTCTGCCAGAGACGGCGGGGGCTTTTCGTCGCTCATGTCGCTTCGTTGTCCCCGTTGTCTCGCAGCCACGCGAAAGCGGCGAGACCATACGGACAGGGCACAACCCTGTCAAGTCGCAAAACCCTTAATACAAGTGCTTGAAAACCCAACAAAACCGCGCCGAAACCTTGGTATTACCGGGTCAAAGGGTGCGGCTCCGCTCATGTTTTCCGTCAGCCGGCAATGCGGGTGCCCAGATCCTGGGCCACGCGGTCGGCGGTGGTGCCGGCCGGATAAACCCCGAGGAAGCGCCCGTCGGGGCCCACCAGGTAAAGAAAACTGGAGTGATCCATCAAGTAATCCTCCGGCTTTCCGCCTTCCTGGGGCGCCTTGGCGTAATAGACCCGGTAGGCCTTGGCCGCCGCCTTGACCTGCTCCGGCGTGCCGGTCAGCCCGACCAGATTGGGGTGGAACAGCCCGACATAGTCCTTCAGATGCGCCACCGTGTCGCGCTCCGGGTCGACCGAGATGAACATCGGCTGCACCTTGTCCGCCTGCACGCCGAGCAGATCCATGGCGCGGGCCATCGTGCCCAGTTCCGTCGGGCAGACGTCGGGGCAGTAGGTGTAGCCGAAATAGATCAGCAGGTACTTGCCGCGGTATTCGGCGTCGGTGACCGTCTTGCCGTCCTGATCGGTCAGGGTGAAGGGGCCGCCGATGGGCACGCTGCTTTGCACCGTGCTGGAGGCGTTGTCGACCTGCCACCAGGCGATGCCGGCGGCGATCACGAGCCCCACGACGGAGGCGGCGGCGATGCGGATGAGTCGGGCTTTCATGACCGACTGGAATGGGGCGGCGCACGGTCCAGGTCAAGAGGACAATCTGCCCAAGGCGAGAGCGTCGCGCGCTCACCAGAGGCGCCGCGCGGCCCAGCGCAGCGCCAGCGCCGCAGGGGCAGACGCGAGTGCAATAAGTGCGAGCGCAGTGCCGGTCAACGTACCGGTGGCGGCGATGCCGCCCGGCACCAAGGCAAGGAACAGCCAGGCTAGGCGGGGCTTCCAGGCGACGAAGTCGACCGTGGCCTTGGCCAGCGGTTGGGTCACGATCTCCACAAGGGCATCGGCTAACATCTCATCTCCATCCGGACGCCCCTCGTTCCCGGCTCCTCAAGCCGCCTTGCTCGTCGGCTCAACCGGCCGAGTCAGATGATGCCCGATGCGCTTGTCAAAGCGCTGGATGTGGCCGGTCAGCCAGTCACGGAACAGGGCCAGCAGGTCGTCGCCGACCCGCGCCTCTCCGGCCTCGAAGCGCTGCTTCAGCTCGGCCACGCGCTTGCGCAGGGCGTCGTGCTGCGCCTTGTGCTGGACGAAGTCGGGATAGCCCGACCGCTGCATCACCCGCTCCTCCTCCTCGAAATGCAGGATGGTGTAGGCGACGAGCTGGTCGATGGCCGACCCGATGGCCTGCGGCACTTCGCCACCCCTGATACGCCGGGCTGCCCGGTTGATCAGCGCCACCAGGATCATGTGGTCGTTGTCGATGTCCTCCTGCCCGACGGCCAGCGTGTCGTTCCAGGGCATGAAGACCTCCTCCCCGGCGGGAGCGAAGAGGGTGGCCAACTCCGCGCTGTTGATCGCCTCCACATTGACCAGGAAGGCGTCCACCAGGGCGCGCAGAGCGCCGGCTTGCTGCGCCAAGCTCTCCGCGGCGTCGAGCAGGCTGTTGGCGGCCTTCTCGGTCTCCAAAGCTGAGGCTGAAACCTCGTCGATGCTGGTGGAGACCTGCCGCGTACCCTGCGCCGCCTCACCCGCGCTGCGGGCGATCTCGCCGGTCGCCGCACCCTGCTGCTGGACCGCGGCGGCGATGGAGGTGCCGATCTCGTCGCTGCGGGCGATGATCCCGGCGATCTCGCGGATGGCGGTGACGGCGCCGTTGGACGCGTGCTGGACCTCGCTGATCTGGGCGGCGATCTCCTCCGTCGCCTTGGCGGTCTGGCCGGCGAGGTTCTTCACCTCTCCCGCCACCACGGCGAAGCCCTTGCCCATCTCGCCGGCCCGCGCCGCCTCGATGGTGGCGTTGAGCGCCAGCAGATTGGTCTGGCTGGCGATGCTGGTGATGAGGTCGGCGACCTCGTTGATCTTCTGCGCGGCGTGGCCCAGCCCGTCGATGCGCTCGCTGGCCTGGCGGGAGGCGGTCACCGCCTCCAGCGAGATGTGCGAGGAGGTGGCGACCTGGGTGCCGATCTCGGCGATGGCGCTGCTCAGCTCCTCGGCGGCGGCGGCGACGGTCTGCACGTTCACCGACGCCTGCTGCGACGCCCCGGCGACCGATGCCGCCTCGCGCATGTTGCGGTCGGCGGTGTCGGACAGGGAGCGCGCCGTGTTCTCCAGCGCCTGCACCGCCTGCCCGACCGTGCCGACCATGGCGCTGACCGTGGCGTCGAACCGCTCCGTCAGCCTTTCCAGGGCGCGGGCGCGCTGCCCGGTCACGCGGTGCTCCACCTGCTGGCGCTCCCAATGGCGCTGCAGATCGATCTGGTTCTTGCGGAAGATTTCCAGGGTGCGGGCCATGACGCCGATCTCGTCGCTGCGCCGCGTGCCGGACACCGTCACCGCCGTGTCGCCGCCGGCAAGCGTCTGCATCACTCCGGTCATGGCGTGCAGCGGGCTGACGATGGCCCGGCTGACCAGCAGGGCAATGCCCGTCGCCACGAGAGCGATCAGCAGCCCCAGCCCACCGAGGAACAGGGCGGCCTCGCGGAAGGCGGCGGCCACGTCGTCCACATAGATGCCCGACCCGATCAGCCAGCCCCAGGGCTCGAACCCGCGCACGTAGGAGATCTTCGGCACCGGTTCAGCCTGGCCCGGCTTCGGCCACAGATAATCGACGAAGCCGCCCTCCGCCGCGACGCCGACGCGGGTCATCTCGACGAACAGCAGCTTGCCGTTCGGATCGGCGGTGCGCGACTGGTCCTGCCCGTCCATCTCCGGGCGGATGGGGTGCATGATCATGCGCTGTGCGCGGTCGATGACGAAGAAATACTCCGAACCGGCGTAGCGCAGCCGGCGCAACGCGTCCTTGGCCGCCGTCTGGGCGGCGTCGCGGGTCAGCGCGCCCTTGCGCTCCATCTCTTCGTAATGGGCGACGAGGCTGTGCGCGACCTCCACCACGCTGCGGGTCTTGTCCTGACGGTCCTTCATCATCTCGGCGCGCAGGCCGAACAGGCTGACGGCGGCGATCAGAGCGAGGCCGACGGCCGCGACGCCCAGGATGACGGAGATCTTACCCTTGATGCTGATGCGCTCGAACACCTGACGTTCCTCCGGAATCTTCCTTATGTCCGGCACACCGGCGCCGGTTCCGGGCGGCGCAACGACCGTCCGAAAATTCTGCTAAATTTTTTGTTACTTTTGCTCCGGGGGCCTGATCGTCGTCAAGGCGGATCAACCTGGGGTGAGAAAAGGTCGCGGGCTGCCGTTCAAAAGTTTGGAAGAGAAAGAACGCGGCGCCGTGAAAAAGAAAGGGGAGGCCCGAAGGCCTCCCGCAGTTGCGAACCGGTGGGGCGGTTGCGCGTCGATGCCCTTCGTTTGCCGATGGCGTCAGAGCACGGTCAGCATGCTGGCGACCAGGGGGTGGCGGACGATGTCGGTGTCGCTCAGCCGGACGACGGCGATGCCCTCCACCGCCTCCAGCCGGCGCGCGATGTCGGCCAGACCCGACAGGTTGTCCAGCAGGTCCGTCTGGTCGGGGTCGCCGGTCAGGACCATGGTGGAATGCCAGCCCAGGCGGGTCAGCAGCATCTTGATCTGGGCGTAGGTGCAGTTCTGCGCCTCGTCGATCACCACGAAGGCGTTGTTCAGGGTGCGCCCCCGCATGAAGCCGACGGGCGCGATCTCGATGGTGCCGTCGGCCATCAGGGCGCGCAGACGCTTGGCGCCCAGCCGCTCGCTCAGCGCGTCGTAGAGCGGGCGCAGGAAGGGGGCCATCTTCTCGTGCATGTCGCCCGGCAGATAGCCGATGCTCTCGCCCGCCTCGATGGCGGGGCGCGACAGCACGATGCGGTCGACCTTGCCCTCCTCCAGCGCCTCCACCGCGGAGGAGATCGCCAGGTAGGTCTTGCCGGTGCCGGCGGGGCCGAGCGCCACAACGAGGTTATGGTCCTTGATCGCCTCCATCAGCCTCTTCTGGTTGGGGCTCTGGGGCTTGACCTTGCGGAGATAGCTCTGGTCGCGGCGGTCGTCGCCGCCCACGGGGTCCCAGCCGGCGGCGGGGAACAGTGGGTGGACCGTCGACTCGGACGCTGAAACGGCGCTGCCTTTGGTCTGGCGTCTGGCCATATCGCTCTCCTAACGTCACGTTGGTGGGCGGCGGCTCCGGGCACAAAAAAACCTCCCGCAAGGGGGAGGTCGTCGATGCTGCTGTGCAACAGGATGGCCGGAGTCTGGCTTGCCGGTGCGAGGCGTGCGTCCCGTCGGCTGCGCCCGTCATGGGGTGCCGGCGACATTCGGACGCTCGGGAACGAAGCAGGATGCAAGCGGAACCTCTTCGTCAGAATAGGAACCTCACATCACAAACATAGGGCGTGCGGCGACGAACGTCAGGCGGAATTGCGGGCATCGCAAAAGATTCACACAAGATGTTGTGGATGAGTCGCAGGTGGGAGCGCAGCGGCAACGGACTACCGCCAGAGGCGGAGGGAACCCGCCGGCACCGCGACAAGGGGATGTGCCGAGGGCGCGCGAACCATCTCTGCGGGTGTCGCCACGAGGGAAAGATGCCGCAGCGCGAAAAGGGCATATCCCCGCAAAACCCTTTGCCCGGCGAATCCAGTTCCATTACCATACTTTGTAGTGAGACCTTCCGCTGACGCAACACATGGACCTCCAGCCCGGACGGGGACCCCCTGTTCCGGCCCATGGCGCGTGTGTCCGGTGGTTGTCACTCCATCGGCGCCGGGAAAGGCTTGAACGGATGGGGTCCGCGCCGCTAGAACCCGGGTGGTTGACCCTTCCGCCCTGGTGCCTGGCCGATGGCCCCAGACATGCGGACGACACGGATTCGGCAGGAACACAAGCAGGATGGCAGCGGTGAGCAGCGCCAGGCAGGGTGCCGATCGGGACGGTCCGTTCCAGTTGCGGGGCAATTCCTTCACCATGATGGTGCTGAAGGTGAATGATCCGGCGTCGCCGGACTTCTTCACCCAGCTCGCCGTCAAGGTGCGGCAGGCGCCCAATTTCTTCCGCAACGCCCCCGTCGTCCTCGATTTCGAGGAGTTGACGGAGGACACCCCGCGCTTCGACATCGCCGCCCTGGTGACCAACCTGCGCGCGCTGTACCTGCTGCCGGTCGGCTTCCGGGGCGGGCCGCGCGCGGTCCACGAGGGGGCGCTCGCCGCCGGGCTGACCCCGATGCCCGCCGGCCGCGCCGCCAAGCTGGAGTCCGCGGCTCCCCCCGCCGCCGACCCGCAGGCCGGCGCCGCTCCGATCCCGGCCCCGCCGCCCGAGCCGGTCTACCGCCCGGCGCTGCTGGTGACCGAGCCGGTGCGCTCCGGCCAGCAGATCTACGCCGAGAAGACGGATCTGGTCATCACCGCCCCGGTCTCCCCCGGCGCGGAGGTGGTGGCCGACGGCAACATCCACGTCTACGGCGCGCTGCGCGGCCGGGCTCTGGCCGGCGTGTCCGGCGACACCAACGCGCGCATCTTCTGTCACAGCCTGGAGGCCGAGGTCGTCTCGGTGGCCGGGCTGTACCGCGTCAGCGAGGATTTCGGGAACGACGTGCTGAAGAAGCCGGTGCAGATCTTCCTGCGCGACGGCTATCTTCACATGGAGCCCCAATGATGACGCTTTTGAGCGCTTTCTGTCGAACGGCCCTCTGTGCGAGGACGGTGTCACGCAAAGCGTGCCCGGCACAGACCCTGATCTGCGTAAACCGGTAACCGGACCTTGGCGGCAACATTTAGGAACGTGGGAGAAGCTCCGTTGGGCAAGATCATCGTCATGACTTCCGGCAAGGGCGGCGTCGGCAAGACGACCTCCTCCGCCGCTTTCGCGACCGGACTCGCCTTGCGCGGCTTCAAGACGGTCGTCATCGATTTCGACGTCGGGCTGCGCAACCTCGACCTCATCATGGGCTGCGAGCGGCGCGTGGTGTTCGACTTCATCAACGTCATCAACGGCGAAGCGAAGCTGAGCCAGGCGCTGATCAAGGACAAGCGCATCGACAACCTGTCGATCCTGCCGACCTCGCAGACCCGCGACAAGGACGCCCTGACCCGCGAAGGCGTGGAAAAGGTCCTGAACGAACTGTCTAAGGACTTCGACTACATCGTCTGCGACAGCCCGGCGGGCATCGAGCGGGGCGCGCTGATGGCGCTGTACTTCGCCGACCACGCGGTGATCGTGACCAACCCGGAAGTCTCGTCGGTCCGCGACAGCGACCGCATCCTCGGCGTGCTGGCCTCCCGCTCGCGCCGGGCGGAGCAGGGGCTGGAGCCGGTGACCCAGCAGCTTCTCCTCACCCGCTACGACCCGGAGCGGGTGGAGCGCGGCGAGATGCTGAAGGTCGACGACGTTCTGGAGATCCTGGCGATCCAGCTGCTCGGCGTGATCCCGGAAAGCCAGGCCGTGCTGCGCGCCTCCAACGTCGGCATGCCGGTCATCCTCGACGAGGCGTCCAACGCCGGCCAGGCCTATCTGGACGCGGTCTCCCGCTTCCTGGGCGAGGACGTCGAGCACCGCTTCGTCACGCCGCAGAAGAAGGGCCTGTTCAGCCGCCTCCTCCGGAGGTCCGCATGAGCATCTTCAGCTTTTTCCGCTCCGCCCCGCGCGCGTCGGCGGTCCAGGCCAAGGAACGTCTCCAGATCGTCATGGCGCACGAGCGCGCCGGGCGGACGGGGCCGGACTATCTGCCGATGCTCCAGCAGGAGCTGCTGGCGGTCATCGCCAAGTACATCGACATCGACCAGAACAAGGTCGAGGTGAAGCTGGACCGCGGCGGCGACTGCTCGACGCTGGAGCTGAACATCGAGCTGCCGGCCCGCGAGGCCGCCGCCAAGGCGCTGAAGGAAAGCGCCAAGCTGGCGGTGGCCGGCAACCGTCCGGCGGCCAAGGACGGCGACGAGTCCGATGCGGTCAAGCTGGCTGCCGGCGGCTCGCTGACCAACGGCGGCGTCAAGAAGCGTCGCTGAGAGTCGCGCGATCCGAGACCAATCCCGCCGCAGCCGGCCCGCTGCGGCGGGATTTTTCATGCCCGCCGGAACGCTGCCTGCGCGGTCATAGGCCGCAGCTCCTTGCCGGGCTGGACTTCCGTGCGGGTTTACCTCCGCCGTTCGAAGAGGTATCAACGGATGAGAGCCCGTCAGGGACCGGCCCTCACGGGTCAAACCCTCCCCGGGCGTCGTCGCGGCAGTGAGGGAGTGGCGGCCAATGTTCTTCGAATGCTCGCGGCTGATCGACGGCAACCAGCCGCGCCTGTCCAATGGCATCACCGTGACCGACGTCGACGGTGACGGGGCATTCGAACTGGTGGTCACGGGCTACGCCACCAACAACCTCATCCTAAAATGGGACGGCTCCCGGCTGGTGGACATCGCCGGGCCGCTGCTGGCCGACGCCTCGGGTTGCGCGGTGGCCATCGCTGCCGCCGACGTGGACGGCGATGGGCGGGAGGAACTGTATGTCCTGAACTCCGACCGGGCGAGCGGGCCGAAGGAGATGGGCGACCGGCTGTTCGCCTGCTTCGGCAAGCACTGGCTCGACTTGCTGGCCCAGCCGGAGAACGCCGGCATGGCGAACCGCGTCGCCGGACGCTCGGTGATCGCCATGGACCGGCATGGCCACGGCCGCTACGGATTCGTCGTTGCGGCGGACGGCGGCCCCTTCCGCCTGTTCGAGCTGAGCCGGCGCGGGCGGCTGGAGGATGCGGCAGAGGACGCGGGCATCGACCTGATCGGCGCCGGGCGCGGGCTGCTCGCGCTGCCGTTCCTCTCCGACCGCGTCGACCTGTTCGCCTGCAACGAGGGTGGCCCGAACTTCCTGTTCCGCAATCTGGGCGACGGTACCTTCGAGGAAATCGCCGAGGAACGGGGGGTCGCCGATTCGCGATTCGCCGGACGGGCGGTGACCGCGGTGGACGGGCCGGGCTATGGCGGGTTCGGGCTGCTGGTCGGCGCCTGGGAGGGGCCGCAGCGCCTGTTCGTCCAGCGCTCCGGCGGCGGCTTCGTGGACGAGGCCGATCCCGAGATGTCCTTTCCGGGCCGGGTGTCCAGCGTGATCGCCGCCGATTTCGACAACGACGGCTATGAGGAGCTGTTCTTCAACCTGCACGGCGAGCCCAACCGCCTGTTCGGCTGGCGCGACGACCGCTGGCAGGCCATCGAAATCGGCGACGCGCTGGAGCCCAAGGGGCTGGGGACCGGGGCGGCGGTGGCCGACATCGACGGCGACGGACGGCTGGAACTGCTGATCGCCCATGGCAATGGGGTGGGCGGCGGGCATGGCGGCGGGCATGGCGGCGGATCGCCGCAGCCCCTGTCGCTCTACCGCACAGCGGCGAACCACAACGGGTGGCTGCGCGTGCTGCCGCTGACCCCCTACGGCGCGCCGGCGCGTGGCGCCGTCGTCACCTGCACGGCCAACGGGCGGCGGCAGGTGCGGTCCGTCTGCGCCGGGTCGGGCTATCTCTGCCAGATGGAGCCGGTGGCCCATTTCGGGCTGGGCGGCGCCCGCGGGGTGGAGCGGCTGGAGGTGCGCTGGCCGGACGGCATGACGGCCATCGTCGAGAACCCGCCCATCGGCCGGCTGCTGACCGTCCCCTATCCGCCGGAGTGAGGCGAGGCACAATCTTGCGTCCGGTCAAGGGTTGAGCGATGTCGGGCGGACGGTTGAGCTGAATCATATTTCCGTCCGGCAACAAATTTAATCTTTTGTATAACCTGCATGGTCTTTATTTTGCGGCGTCCGCCAGTGCCCGACGGGAACGCGCGGATGGGGAGATGTACGCCCTGTAACCGACCGCGAACCAATAAGGGGGCGCCGGGCTCTCGGCCCGCGACCGCAGGCACATGGCACACAGCGCTGTTCTCAGTCCCGGCCCCCGCGACCGGACCCTGACCGGGGTCGAGCGGTTCTTCGACGCCGATGAGGTGATCGTTTCCAAGACCGACCTGAAGGGCCGGATCACCTACGCCAACCGGGTGTTCCAGCGCGTGGCCGGCTACAGCGAGGCGGAGCTGATGGGTGCCCCGCACTCCATCGTCCGCCATCCGGACATGCCGCGCTGCGTGTTCAAGCTGCTGTGGGACACGCTGGGGGCGGGGCAGGAGATCTTCGCCTACGTCGTCAACCGGGCGCGCAACGGCGACCATTACTGGGTCTTCGCCCACGTCACCCCCAGCTACGACGTCAACGGTCGGCTCGTCGGCTACCACTCGTCGCGCCGGGTGCCGGACCGCAGCGCCATCGACAAGGTGGTGCCGCTCTACCGCACGCTTCTGGACATCGAAAACCGCCACGAAGACCGCAAGCAGGGCATGAACGAGGCCTTCGCCACCGTTGTCGGGCTGCTGACGGAGAAGGGGATCGGGTATGACGAATTCGTCTTCTCTCTCTAAGGCGTTCGCGCTCGGGGCGGTCGCCGCGCTGCTCGTCGCAGCGCTGTTGGTGACCGATGCGCTGGACGTCGGCGGCGCGCCGCTGCGCATCGGGATCGGCGCCGCCGCGCTGGCCGCGCTGGTCGGCGTCATGCTGTGCATGGTGCGCGCCCGCGCCGCGGTGGGGCAGGCGGTGGCCGTCTGCCAAGCGGTGTCGCGCGGCGACTTCGAGGCGCGGGTCGTCAATGTGCGGGAGAAAGGCGACCTCGGCGAGCTGATGCACGCCCTGAACGACTCGATCGACCGCACCGACGCCTTCATCCGCGAGGCCACCGCCTCGATGAGCTACGTGTCGGCCAACAAGTATTTCCGGCGGATCGTGCTGAAGGGCATGCAGGGCAACTTCCTGCACGCGTCGCGCACCATCAACACCGCCACCGACGCCATCGCCGTCAAGGTGAAGGGCTTCGCCGGGGTGACCGACCGCTTCGAGACGCAGATCCGCGCGGTGTGCGAACAGGTGTCCGGCACCGCCCACCAGCTGGAAATGTCGGCCCGCACCATGGAGTCCGACGCCCAGACCGCCACCGGCAAGGCGTCCTCGGTCGCCGCCGCCGCGTCGCAGACCGGCTCCTCGGTCGGCAGTGTCGCCGTTGCGACGGAGGAGTTGTCGGCGTCGATCCGGGAGATCGCCCGGCAGGTGGAGGAGGTCGCCAAGGTTGCCGCCAACGCGGCGGGCGAGGCCGAGCGCTCCAACGCGCTGATCGCCGAGCTGTCGGGCGCCGCCAAGACGGTGGGCGAGGTGGTCACCCTGATCAACGACATCGCCAGCCAGACCAACCTTCTGGCGCTGAACGCCACCATCGAGGCCGCCCGCGCCGGGGAGGCCGGCAAGGGCTTCGCCGTGGTGGCGCAGGAGGTCAAGCGGCTGGCCGACCAGACCGCCAAGGCCACCGGCGACATCGCCGGACAGATCGCCGGCATCCAGTCCTCCACGGACGTGGCGGTCGCCTCCATCGTCGGCATCGGCCACACCATCCAGGACATCAACCAGATCGCCGGCGGCATCGCCGCGGGCATCGGACAGCAGGGCTCGGCGATCCGCTCGATCGTCAGCAACATGGATCAGGCCGCCGCCGGCACCCGCGCCGTCACCGTGGACATCCAGGACGTCACCACCGCCGCTGAACGCACCAGCGGCACCGCCCACGAGGTCTTCGCCGCGTCGGAGCGGATGACCGTCCAGGCCGACCGCCTGACCCGCGAGGTTCAGCTTTTCCTGGACGAGATGCACAAGGTCGCCTGACGCGATCTTGTGCGATCCGCCGCTTTTTTGTCCCGGATTTTGCGCTTGCTTATACGGTAGGCATTGATCGGCCGCTGGGCGTTTGCTTGTATGCTGAGCAGCGCCGGAGCGGCGGACGGAGGTCGTGCGACCTTTTGCCTCATTTTTTAGGAGAAACCGGTGCTTTTGTTGCGGCGCACGCGGTGCGCGGGGTGCGGCGCAGCGAGGATGGTGCCGCGTGTGATTGTTCGGACTCCAATATGACGCCGAATTCATCACAATTTCGAAACTGACATCTCAGAAACGTTGAGGCTGAACCCGGAGCGCCGCCCCTAAACGCAGGCGTTCCGCGGCTTTGCGCGTTCCGATGGTTCCGAAAGGGCGTTTGGCACAGCGTTTGATGGTTAGACGTCTAAAAAAGATATCCCACCCAAACTCACAGAGGTGTTCGGGATGAGTGTGGCCGGAAACGAACTGTTCGAGCTTTCCCGAGGCGTCCTGGATGTCGCTTCCCGGAAAGTGTCTTTGATCGAAGACATCACCCGCCGCACCAAGATGCTGGCGATGAACGCCTTGATCGAGGCGTCGCGGGCCGGCGACGCCGGGCGCGGGTTCGCGGTTGTCGCGAACGAGGTTTCCGAGATTTCCAAGCAGGTGAACACCATCACCAAGGAGCTGCGGTCGGAGATCGTCTCGCGCGTCGATCACCTGACCACCACCGGCAGCGCCATGGTGCAGGAAATGCACGGGCGGCGTCTGGCCGACCTGTCGCTGAACATGATCGAGATCATCGACCGGAACCTGTACGAGCGGTCCTGCGACGTGCGCTGGTGGGCGACCGACAGCGCGGTGGTGGACTGCGCCGCCGACCCGACGGAGGTGAACCGCCAGCACGCCTCGCACCGGCTGAGCGTCATCCTGGAATCCTACACCGTCTATCTCGACCTGTGGATCGCCGACCTGAAGGGGGAGGTGATCGCCACCGGCCGTCCCGGCCGCTACCCCGGCGCCCAGGGCGCCCGCGTGGGGGACGAGGGGTGGTTCCGTCAGGCGCTGGCCACGCGCAACGGCGGCGAGTTCACGGTGGGCGACGTGTCGCGCAACGGCCGCCTGGAGGACCGCGTGGTCGCCACCTACGCCACCGCGATCCGGCGCGGCGGCGAGGCGGATGGCGATCCCATCGGCGTGCTGGGCATCTTCTTCGACTGGGAACCCCAGGCCGCCGCCGTCGTCCAGGGCGTGCGGCTGGAGGACGAGGAGCGCTCCCGCTCGCGCTGCCTTCTGCTCGACGCGCGGCACCGGGTGATCGCTTCGTCCGACGGGCGCGGCATCCTCAGCGAGACCGTCCAACTCCGCCGCAGCGGCGAGAGCATGGGCCATTACGCCGACGGGTCCGGACGCACCTACGGCTACGCGCTGACGCCGGGTTACGAAACCTACAAGGGGCTGGGCTGGTACGGGGTGATCGTGCAGGACCCGGACCCGCGCCAGCAGCAGGCGCCTGCAACCGCCGGTATGGGTGGGCGAATAGGAATGAACGGCGCCGGGCTTCACGGGTAAGGCTGGCATTCGCACCCTGCTCTGGTCATCGCGGCGGGTTTGCTTACACTTCGGGTCCGCCGCGTTGCTGGAGAGTTTCATGTCGTCCACCGCCCGCCGTCTTTATGTCCGCCGCGATACCTTCCCCATCGCGGGGACCTTCCGCATATCGCGCGGCGCCAAGACCGAGGCCGAGGTCGTGGTCGCCGAGGTGGTTGAATCCTGCAAGCGGGGCCGTGGGGAATGCGTGCCCTACGCCCGCTACGGGGAAACGCTGGACGAGACCGTCAGGACGCTGGAGTCCCTGGCCGGGGCGGTGGCGGACGGGCTGGACCGC from Azospirillum brasilense includes the following:
- a CDS encoding CRTAC1 family protein, whose product is MFFECSRLIDGNQPRLSNGITVTDVDGDGAFELVVTGYATNNLILKWDGSRLVDIAGPLLADASGCAVAIAAADVDGDGREELYVLNSDRASGPKEMGDRLFACFGKHWLDLLAQPENAGMANRVAGRSVIAMDRHGHGRYGFVVAADGGPFRLFELSRRGRLEDAAEDAGIDLIGAGRGLLALPFLSDRVDLFACNEGGPNFLFRNLGDGTFEEIAEERGVADSRFAGRAVTAVDGPGYGGFGLLVGAWEGPQRLFVQRSGGGFVDEADPEMSFPGRVSSVIAADFDNDGYEELFFNLHGEPNRLFGWRDDRWQAIEIGDALEPKGLGTGAAVADIDGDGRLELLIAHGNGVGGGHGGGHGGGSPQPLSLYRTAANHNGWLRVLPLTPYGAPARGAVVTCTANGRRQVRSVCAGSGYLCQMEPVAHFGLGGARGVERLEVRWPDGMTAIVENPPIGRLLTVPYPPE
- a CDS encoding methyl-accepting chemotaxis protein, encoding MSVAGNELFELSRGVLDVASRKVSLIEDITRRTKMLAMNALIEASRAGDAGRGFAVVANEVSEISKQVNTITKELRSEIVSRVDHLTTTGSAMVQEMHGRRLADLSLNMIEIIDRNLYERSCDVRWWATDSAVVDCAADPTEVNRQHASHRLSVILESYTVYLDLWIADLKGEVIATGRPGRYPGAQGARVGDEGWFRQALATRNGGEFTVGDVSRNGRLEDRVVATYATAIRRGGEADGDPIGVLGIFFDWEPQAAAVVQGVRLEDEERSRSRCLLLDARHRVIASSDGRGILSETVQLRRSGESMGHYADGSGRTYGYALTPGYETYKGLGWYGVIVQDPDPRQQQAPATAGMGGRIGMNGAGLHG
- the minD gene encoding septum site-determining protein MinD, encoding MGKIIVMTSGKGGVGKTTSSAAFATGLALRGFKTVVIDFDVGLRNLDLIMGCERRVVFDFINVINGEAKLSQALIKDKRIDNLSILPTSQTRDKDALTREGVEKVLNELSKDFDYIVCDSPAGIERGALMALYFADHAVIVTNPEVSSVRDSDRILGVLASRSRRAEQGLEPVTQQLLLTRYDPERVERGEMLKVDDVLEILAIQLLGVIPESQAVLRASNVGMPVILDEASNAGQAYLDAVSRFLGEDVEHRFVTPQKKGLFSRLLRRSA
- a CDS encoding PAS domain-containing protein, which translates into the protein MAHSAVLSPGPRDRTLTGVERFFDADEVIVSKTDLKGRITYANRVFQRVAGYSEAELMGAPHSIVRHPDMPRCVFKLLWDTLGAGQEIFAYVVNRARNGDHYWVFAHVTPSYDVNGRLVGYHSSRRVPDRSAIDKVVPLYRTLLDIENRHEDRKQGMNEAFATVVGLLTEKGIGYDEFVFSL